Proteins encoded in a region of the Toxorhynchites rutilus septentrionalis strain SRP unplaced genomic scaffold, ASM2978413v1 HiC_scaffold_15, whole genome shotgun sequence genome:
- the LOC129781571 gene encoding uncharacterized protein LOC129781571 isoform X1, with the protein MDRTSVTSRIPTGLRVPRGYRATQAIGGKAESGGKVRFPSKTIPTANEIDPEESLIEDENFPPLFYEDIEDTGDDPYDWEPINISEIDEVYFRKLKAEWELQKMRVENSRLRQENQRLKTAAKGVRLFKYCCLKMLLVVAGEVAQSLFV; encoded by the exons atggACCGAACGAGCGTTACATCCCGAATTCCGACcggcttgagggttccgagaggctatcgggccacccaagcaatTGGAGGTAaagcggaatcgggagggaaagttcgttttccaagcaag actATTCCAACCGCGAACGAGATAGATCCTGAAGAGAGCTTGATTGAGGACGAAAATTTTCCGCCGTTGTTCTATGAAGACATAGAGGATACTGGAGACGACCcgtacgactgggagccgataaACATTTCCGAGATCGACGAGGTATATTTTCGGAAGCTGAAGGCTGAATgggagcttcaaaaaatgagAGTGGAAAACTccagattgcggcaggagaatcaacggctaAAAACAGCAGCAAAAGGGGTAAGACTatttaagtattgttgtttgaaaatgctgctggttgttgcaggagaagtggcgcagtcgctctttgTTTAA
- the LOC129781571 gene encoding uncharacterized protein LOC129781571 isoform X2: MDRTSVTSRIPTGLRVPRGYRATQAIGGKAESGGKVRFPSKTIPTANEIDPEESLIEDENFPPLFYEDIEDTGDDPYDWEPINISEIDEVYFRKLKAEWELQKMRVENSRLRQENQRLKTAAKGLLLSIHY; encoded by the exons atggACCGAACGAGCGTTACATCCCGAATTCCGACcggcttgagggttccgagaggctatcgggccacccaagcaatTGGAGGTAaagcggaatcgggagggaaagttcgttttccaagcaag actATTCCAACCGCGAACGAGATAGATCCTGAAGAGAGCTTGATTGAGGACGAAAATTTTCCGCCGTTGTTCTATGAAGACATAGAGGATACTGGAGACGACCcgtacgactgggagccgataaACATTTCCGAGATCGACGAGGTATATTTTCGGAAGCTGAAGGCTGAATgggagcttcaaaaaatgagAGTGGAAAACTccagattgcggcaggagaatcaacggctaAAAACAGCAGCAAAAGGG cTTCTTTTATCAATACACTactga
- the LOC129781558 gene encoding uncharacterized protein K02A2.6-like yields the protein MSASPGSRGIKVATSNRECVVFHRRKNTLNISPPARKKRKWSESAIASNDDGQNSVDPTGVINNQRQQNQPIIPVSAVHYQQQFIPVSAAQSQQYAPFPPHQPQAQVGSDVFVQILQMMQKQHREMMTQLIQQQQQSDEKHERFLRTIASSINVQVPPNPEQILDSSAGNIKEFRFEADSNVTFAAWYSRYDDLFEKDAARLDGEAKGRLLLRKLGASEHERFLETVAKLKSLFGAKESVISRRYRCLQIAKNPAEDHVAFACRVNKACVEFELGKLSEEQFKCLVYVCGLKSENDVEIRTRLLTKIEERNDVTLEQLSEECQRLYNLKHDSAMIESPSTYDQVQAIRKFGGKRYEKRDRESPKHPSSDTESKPVPVPYPEKLEGGAGSNQCPPRYVSVGFSGTKIRLQLDTASDITVISREIWRSIGSPALSSATVKAKTASGSILSLDGEFECDVTIGSSTRRELIRVTEKQLLLLGSDLVDSFNLWAVPMDTFCCHVSGTPVSTGALKSSFPEVFSEKLGLCTRTKLKLELKENVRPVFCPKRPVAYAMYDTVDRELDRLEKLDIITPVDYSEWAAPIVVVRKSNGSIRICGDYSTGLNAALQSQQYPLPLPDDIFAKLAKCKIFSQIDLSDAFLQVEVDEQYRSLLTINTHRGLYLYNRLPPGLKIAPGAFQQLIDTMLAGLKGTSGYLDDVIVGGETEEEHDLNLRGVLKRIQDFGFTIRVDKCLFRKQQIRYLGHIIDSRGLRPDPAKIEAITKLPPPADVSGVRSFLGAINYYGKFVPNMRMLRYPLDNLLKVETKFSWSPECQKAFDRFKQIHSSDLLLTHYDPKREIIVSADASSVGLGATISHRFPDGTIKVVQHASRALTKAEQAYSQPDREGLAIIFAVTKFHKMLFGRHFRLQTDHRPLLRIFGSKKGIPVYTANCLQRLALNLLLYDFEIEYVSTEKFGNADLLSRLIDQHIKPEEDYVIASLNLEEDIRSVVTNTVKVLPLNFIVVAQSTQADPLLRQVHRYVQNGWPQSTLDGSELRRFQSRQESLSVVDGCILFAERLVIPSLHRKRCLEQLHRGHPGMQRMKAIARSYVYWPTLDADIVSFVKACQQCASVARSPPHSPPVPWPKLTAPWQRVHVDFAGPIEGDYYLLAIDSFSKWPEIIRTTRITSAATISILRALFARLGMPVTLVSDNGTQFTSTEFADFCASNGIEHLTTAPFHPQSNGQAERFVDTFKRAVKKIREGRGSIEEALDVFLLTYRSTPSRALPDQKSPSEIMFGRKIRTCLELLRPPPVRVPVPTDDDRKQPRSFNRNETVYAKLHGHTGWKWAPGVVVEKIGDVMYNVWVEDRRMLRSHINQLRSRLAAGAIPKQPTVHATLNQHSLPLDILLDAWDLPSQSPGLSSPEPVSSAERTMVGSGPTLATSTPRHEVSAFVPSSASSSSTTTTPTSTEFESAVEVELAVDIPRRSSPL from the exons ATGTC TGCAAGTCCAGGGTCCCGCGGTATAAAAGTGGCGACGAGTAATCGCGAGTGTGTTGTTTTTCACCGTCGGAAAAACACACTGAACATTTCGCCCCCCGCGCGTAAGAAAAGAAAGTGGAGTGAAAGTGCGATTGCGAGCAACGACGACGGGCAGAATAGTGTTGACCCCACGGGTGTGATAAACAATCAACGGCAACAAAACCAGCCGATTATCCCCGTGTCGGCGGTCCACTATCAGCAGCAGTTTATTCCCGTCTCTGCCGCCCAATCACAGCAGTACGCGCCTTTCCCGCCCCACCAACCGCAAGCACAGGTCGGTAGCGATGTGTTCGTGCAAATTTTGCAAATGATGCAGAAGCAGCACCGAGAGATGATGACCCAACTgattcaacagcagcagcaaagtGATGAGAAGCATGAACGCTTTCTCCGTACGATCGCATCGTCAATCAACGTGCAGGTACCACCGAATCCGGAACAGATCCTTGACTCTTCGGCCGGCAACATCAAGGAATTCCGGTTCGAGGCCGACTCCAACGTGACGTTTGCGGCTTGGTACTCGAGATACGACGATCTCTTCGAGAAGGATGCTGCTAGATTGGACGGTGAAGCAAAAGGTCGTCTTCTTTTGCGAAAGCTGGGTGCATCGGAGCACGAACG CTTCCTGGAAACAGTGGCCAAGCTCAAGAGCCTGTTCGGAGCAAAAGAATCGGTGATCAGCCGTCGCTACCGATGCCTGCAGATAGCGAAAAATCCTGCAGAGGACCATGTGGCATTCGCTTGCCGCGTAAACAAGGCTTGCGTGGAGTTTGAGCTGGGTAAGCTCTCGGAGGAGCAATTCAAGTGCTTGGTCTACGTGTGTGGTTTAAAATCGGAGAACGACGTCGAGATTCGCACCCGCCTCCTCACGAAAATAGAAGAGAGAAATGACGTGACGTTGGAGCAACTTTCGGAGGAGTGCCAGCGGCTGTACAACCTGAAGCACGACAGCGCCATGATCGAATCTCCGTCCACGTACGACCAAGTACAAGCGATAAGAAAATTTGGTGGGAAGCGGTACGAAAAGCGTGACCGTGAGTCACCGAAACATCCTTCCAGTGACACCGAATCCAAACCAGTGCCGGTGCCATACCCCGAAAAACTGGAAGGAGGCGCAGGAAGCAACCAGTGTCCGCCAAG ATATGTCTCCGTGGGCTTTTCTGGAACAAAAATTCGCCTGCAACTCGATACCGCCTCAGACATCACCGTCATTAGCAGGGAGATTTGGCGGAGCATTGGCAGTCCTGCGTTATCGTCAGCAACGGTGAAGGCGAAGACGGCATCTGGCAGCATACTATCGCTCGATGGGGAGTTCGAGTGCGACGTCACCATCGGAAGCAGTACACGACGTGAGCTCATCCGTGTAACCGAGAAGCAGCTGCTGTTACTCGGATCCGATTTGGTCGACAGTTTCAACCTTTGGGCCGTCCCTATGGACACCTTCTGCTGCCACGTGTCTGGAACGCCAGTGTCGACAGGTGCACTCAAGTCGTCTTTTCCAGAGGTCTTCAGCGAGAAGCTCGGCTTGTGCACCAGAACAAAATTGAAGTTGGAGTTGAAAGAAAACGTTCGACCCGTCTTCTGTCCGAAGCGTCCGGTAGCTTACGCTATGTATGATACCGTTGATCGCGAGCTCGACCGGTTAGAGAAATTGGACATCATCACCCCGGTCGATTATTCGGAGTGGGCCGCTCCGATCGTCGTAGTCCGCAAGTCCAATGGCTCCATCAGGATTTGCGGAGACTACTCAACGGGTCTGAATGCAGCTCTCCAATCACAGCAGTATCCACTTCCACTTCCGGATGACATCTTCGCCAAGCTGGCTAAGTGTAAGATCTTCAGCCAGATAGATTTGTCCGACGCCTTCTTACAGGTGGAAGTTGACGAGCAGTACCGTAGTTTGCTGACGATCAATACGCATCGTGGTCTCTACCTCTACAACCGCCTGCCGCCGGGTTTGAAGATCGCGCCTGGCGCATTTCAGCAGCTCATCGACACAATGTTAGCCGGACTGAAGGGCACTTCTGGCTACCTCGATGACGTCATCGTCGGCGGAGAAACTGAAGAGGAGCACGACCTCAATCTACGGGGTGTCCTGAAGCGAATCCAAGATTTCGGATTCACGATTCGTGTTGACAAGTGTTTGTTTCGCAAGCAGCAAATCCGATACTTGGGGCACATCATCGACAGTCGCGGGTTGCGACCAGATCCGGCGAAAATCGAGGCGATCACCAAGCTGCCGCCTCCAGCCGATGTATCCGGTGTGCGATCGTTTTTGGGGGCCATCAACTACTACGGCAAGTTCGTCCCCAACATGCGCATGCTACGCTACCCGCTCGACAATCTCCTCAAGGTGGAGACGAAGTTCAGCTGGAGTCcggagtgccagaaagcgttcgACCGGTTCAAGCAGATTCACTCGTCGGATCTTCTCCTCACACACTACGATCCGAAGCGGGAAATCATCGTTTCTGCTGACGCTTCATCCGTTGGACTTGGGGCTACCATTAGCCATAGGTTCCCAGATGGAACCATCAAGGTGGTCCAACATGCATCCAGGGCGCTCACGAAGGCAGAACAGGCCTACAGTCAGCCCGATCGCGAAGGTCTGGCCATCATCTTCGCCGTCACGAAGTTCCACAAAATGCTCTTCGGACGGCACTTCCGTTTGCAAACCGATCATCGCCCGCTGCTTCGTATCTTCGGCTCTAAGAAGGGAATTCCAGTGTACACTGCGAACTGCCTGCAACGCCTCGCCCTCAACTTGCTGCTCTACGACTTTGAAATCGAGTACGTGTCCACTGAGAAGTTCGGCAACGCAGACCTGCTCTCCCGGTTGATCGACCAGCACATCAAGCCTGAAGAGGACTACGTCATCGCGAGTCTCAATCTGGAAGAGGATATTAGGTCAGTAGTAACTAATACGGTTAAAGTGTTGCCTCTCAATTTCATAGTCGTTGCGCAAAGCACCCAAGCAGATCCGCTGCTCCGTCAAGTCCACCGCTACGTTCAGAACGGCTGGCCCCAGTCAACACTCGATGGGTCAGAACTTCGCCGGTTCCAATCAAGGCAGGAATCGCTCTCTGTGGTGGATGGGTGTATTTTGTTTGCCGAACGACTCGTCATTCCGTCGCTGCATCGGAAACGGTGCCTCGAACAGCTGCACCGTGGCCATCCGGGCATGCAGCGAATGAAAGCCATCGCTAGGAGCTACGTGTACTGGCCTACGTTGGATGCTGACATCGTCAGCTTCGTCAAGGCATGCCAGCAGTGTGCGTCTGTAGCTCGATCACCTCCTCACTCTCCACCGGTGCCGTGGCCCAAATTGACCGCTCCGTGGCAACGCGTCCACGTCGACTTCGCCGGTCCAATCGAAGGCGACTACTACCTGCTCGCTATCGATTCGTTCTCTAAGTGGCCCGAGATCATCCGAACGACCCGCATCACCTCTGCTGCGACCATCAGCATCTTGCGTGCGTTGTTCGCGCGGCTGGGTATGCCCGTAACCTTGGTCAGTGACAACGGTACCCAGTTTACCAGCACCGAATTTGCCGATTTCTGCGCTTCCAATGGCATCGAGCACCTCACGACAGCACCGTTTCATCCACAATCAAATGGCCAGGCGGAACGATTCGTGGATACCTTCAAGCGAGCCGTCAAGAAAATCCGAGAGGGGAGAGGATCCATTGAAGAAGCACTGGATGTCTTCTTGCTGACGTACCGAAGCACGCCCAGTCGTGCTCTGCCGGATCAGAAGTCGCCATCTGAGATCATGTTTGGTCGCAAAATCCGAACGTGTCTCGAGCTTCTGCGTCCACCACCGGTACGTGTCCCAGTGCCAACCGACGATGACCGCAAGCAACCGAGGTCCTTCAACCGAAACGAGACCGTGTACGCCAAACTACATGGTCATACCGGTTGGAAGTGGGCTCCTGGTGTCGTCGTCGAGAAGATCGGAGACGTTATGTACAACGTGTGGGTCGAAGATCGCCGAATGCTACGCTCGCATATCAACCAACTTCGGAGTCGCCTTGCTGCTGGCGCGATACCGAAGCAACCCACTGTACATGCCACCTTAAACCAACATTCGCTGCCGCTGGACATTTTGCTGGATGCCTGGGATCTCCCAAGCCAATCACCAGGTCTATCTTCACCAGAGCCTGTCTCCAGTGCTGAGAGAACCATGGTAGGTTCCGGGCCGACTCTTGCAACGTCTACGCCACGTCATGAGGTCTCGGCGTTCGTCCCGTCATCAGCATCGtcatcatcaacaacaacaacgccaACATCGACAGAGTTCGAGTCCGCTGTCGAAGTAGAACTAGCTGTAGACATCCCTAGGCGCTCTTCACCACTATGA